One genomic window of Psychrobacillus sp. INOP01 includes the following:
- a CDS encoding Rrf2 family transcriptional regulator, which produces MQYSVGVEYALHCLVYLIDVPSNDSIGIKDLAEFQGLPETFLSKVFGKLSKAGIVSSVSGVKGGYRLSKSPEDISFWDVIEAIEGPKPIFQCKNIKDNGYLYKKNCCQAPSLCTINLVMLSAEEKMRDDLRSKTLSWLNEELDSVLSKQIREDTRKYFSKSNT; this is translated from the coding sequence ATGCAGTATAGTGTCGGAGTTGAATATGCTTTACATTGTCTGGTTTATTTAATTGATGTTCCTTCCAACGATAGTATTGGGATAAAGGATTTGGCTGAATTCCAAGGACTTCCTGAGACATTTCTTTCAAAAGTTTTCGGTAAATTATCTAAGGCCGGAATTGTAAGTTCTGTCAGTGGGGTAAAAGGAGGATATAGATTATCTAAATCTCCAGAAGATATTTCCTTTTGGGATGTAATTGAAGCAATTGAAGGCCCTAAGCCTATTTTTCAATGTAAAAATATTAAAGACAATGGGTATTTGTATAAAAAAAACTGCTGTCAAGCTCCCTCCCTTTGCACCATCAATTTAGTTATGCTCTCTGCGGAAGAAAAAATGCGTGATGACTTACGTAGTAAAACACTTTCATGGTTAAATGAAGAACTTGATAGTGTCTTATCTAAACAAATACGTGAAGATACTCGGAAATATTTTTCGAAGAGCAACACATAA